In Fibrobacter sp. UWB2, one DNA window encodes the following:
- a CDS encoding PLP-dependent cysteine synthase family protein: protein MSKIHKSIAELVGNTPLVELTNYESKYGLKAHIIGKLEFLNPTGSVKDRLALALIRDGEKKGAIKKGDTLIDVTSGNTGIALAGIGHALGYEYVPYLEPGTTIERVQIFEGYGLDLQSFYDIKEVADFEKKGLVLDDLIAGMERLAKEKGQYYTGQTLNNANQEYHYQTTGPEIWNDTDGHVDYFVAMGGTAGTIVGTGRYLREKNPNVKIIGVQAAPTSRPDNPDFTGHIVDGTLPLGRVDESLVPTIIKDNRNNGFEFDEIIDIKAEEAYETAQETAKTDGLFLGTSAAAALTAAIQIAKRPEAAGKNIVVIYADNGYKYLSTDLYKRKKKSEAV from the coding sequence ATGTCTAAAATTCATAAGTCTATTGCTGAACTCGTTGGTAACACTCCCCTTGTTGAACTGACTAATTACGAATCTAAGTACGGCCTCAAAGCGCACATTATCGGTAAACTCGAATTCTTGAATCCGACTGGCTCTGTGAAAGACCGCCTTGCTCTTGCCCTTATCCGTGATGGCGAAAAGAAGGGCGCTATCAAAAAAGGTGATACGTTGATTGACGTGACGAGTGGAAATACAGGTATTGCGCTTGCGGGTATTGGTCACGCTCTTGGTTACGAATATGTCCCTTATCTTGAACCCGGTACGACGATTGAACGTGTTCAGATTTTTGAAGGCTACGGTCTCGATTTGCAATCTTTCTATGACATTAAGGAAGTGGCCGACTTTGAAAAGAAGGGCCTTGTGCTCGATGATCTGATTGCGGGTATGGAACGCCTTGCCAAGGAAAAGGGCCAGTATTACACGGGCCAGACTCTGAACAACGCCAACCAGGAATATCATTACCAGACAACAGGTCCTGAAATTTGGAACGATACGGATGGCCATGTGGATTACTTTGTTGCCATGGGCGGCACTGCGGGTACTATCGTAGGTACGGGCCGCTACCTTCGCGAAAAGAATCCCAACGTGAAAATCATTGGCGTGCAGGCGGCTCCGACTTCTCGACCGGACAATCCTGATTTTACGGGACACATTGTCGATGGTACGCTCCCGCTTGGCCGTGTTGATGAATCTTTGGTGCCGACGATTATCAAGGACAACCGCAATAACGGTTTTGAATTTGATGAAATCATTGACATCAAGGCCGAAGAAGCTTACGAGACCGCTCAGGAAACCGCAAAGACTGATGGTCTCTTCCTTGGAACTTCGGCGGCTGCAGCTCTCACTGCTGCAATCCAAATCGCAAAACGCCCCGAAGCGGCTGGCAAGAACATTGTGGTGATTTACGCCGATAACGGTTACAAGTATCTCTCCACGGATTTGTACAAGAGAAAGAAGAAAAGTGAGGCTGTGTAA
- a CDS encoding SDR family NAD(P)-dependent oxidoreductase, which yields MSEKKVIVITGAAQGIGLAAVKKYVKEGWAVAATDIKKEQLDGEVAKLTAQGADVTAYELDVANYKQGQEVVAQVVKKYGRIDALFNDAGIVGHRKNVLSFDPEEIKQAENVNLWGSLYLIQHVGRVFIEKGIKGAIVNVSSFVASFAEWTPFAYGISKTAVDGLTRAAAFHLGRYGIRVNSVAPGFTKTEMAIKHDYSDPKLRKAAEDRSILNRWIEPEEIANAVFFLTSDQASAITGIKLPVDAGYTATKEDNKVNIYGDAE from the coding sequence ATGAGTGAAAAGAAAGTTATCGTTATTACAGGTGCCGCACAGGGAATTGGCCTTGCCGCTGTCAAGAAGTATGTCAAGGAAGGTTGGGCTGTTGCCGCAACGGATATCAAAAAAGAACAGCTCGATGGCGAAGTAGCGAAGCTCACCGCTCAAGGTGCTGATGTGACCGCATATGAGCTGGATGTCGCTAATTACAAACAAGGTCAAGAAGTCGTTGCTCAAGTCGTTAAGAAGTACGGACGCATTGATGCCTTGTTCAATGACGCAGGCATTGTTGGCCATCGCAAAAACGTGCTTAGCTTTGACCCGGAAGAAATCAAACAGGCCGAAAATGTGAACCTTTGGGGTAGTCTCTATTTGATTCAGCATGTAGGTCGCGTCTTTATTGAAAAGGGCATCAAGGGAGCTATTGTGAACGTTTCTTCGTTTGTCGCCTCCTTTGCAGAATGGACTCCGTTTGCTTATGGCATTTCAAAGACCGCGGTCGATGGGCTTACGCGTGCAGCAGCTTTCCATCTAGGGCGCTATGGCATTCGCGTGAACTCTGTTGCTCCGGGTTTTACCAAGACCGAAATGGCTATTAAACACGACTATTCGGATCCGAAGCTCCGTAAGGCCGCTGAAGACCGTAGCATTTTAAACCGTTGGATTGAACCTGAAGAAATTGCAAATGCGGTATTTTTCCTCACGAGCGATCAGGCTTCTGCAATTACAGGCATCAAGCTCCCTGTAGATGCTGGTTATACCGCCACCAAGGAAGACAACAAGGTCAATATTTACGGTGATGCTGAATAA
- a CDS encoding C40 family peptidase, whose amino-acid sequence MAFKSRIFTGILVVCSLVLLANCAFPVRPGYDRKSGTYKRYRVATTTPEPVDTTAVDPQEELVQEERLAIASTTSTNSLTSSAEKSANTKDSTAHLSKTQSKTDSTVVRKDSIVKIDSTKKDSVKKEPASKTSTATKTETAKKTTKQAKPTSKPTNLEKYAKEWLGAKYVYGAASKKKTDCSGYVMQVYKGFYNIALDHNAQRIYDDGRGYSIKRTKLQEGDLVFFGNFWKISHVGIYLKGNRFIHASTSKGVVITSMDDNYWSSKYKGARRFK is encoded by the coding sequence ATGGCTTTCAAAAGTCGCATTTTTACGGGAATTCTAGTGGTATGCAGTTTGGTGTTACTTGCCAACTGCGCTTTTCCCGTACGCCCAGGATACGACAGAAAGAGCGGTACCTACAAGCGATACAGGGTGGCCACCACAACTCCTGAACCCGTTGATACCACCGCCGTAGACCCGCAAGAAGAACTTGTGCAAGAAGAAAGACTTGCTATTGCGTCAACAACAAGCACAAACTCGCTTACTTCCTCCGCTGAAAAAAGCGCAAACACAAAAGACTCTACGGCGCACTTGTCTAAAACACAAAGCAAGACTGATTCGACGGTAGTTCGGAAAGACTCAATCGTAAAAATTGATTCCACAAAAAAAGATTCCGTCAAAAAAGAACCCGCCTCAAAGACATCAACCGCAACAAAAACTGAAACCGCCAAAAAAACTACAAAACAGGCGAAACCCACATCAAAGCCTACAAACCTTGAAAAGTACGCCAAGGAATGGCTTGGTGCCAAATACGTTTATGGCGCCGCCAGCAAAAAGAAGACGGACTGTTCCGGCTATGTGATGCAAGTCTACAAAGGCTTTTACAACATTGCACTAGACCATAACGCACAACGTATTTATGACGATGGTCGCGGCTATTCCATCAAGCGGACAAAACTGCAAGAAGGCGATCTCGTGTTTTTCGGGAACTTCTGGAAAATCAGCCACGTCGGCATTTACTTAAAGGGGAACCGTTTCATTCACGCCAGCACGAGTAAGGGCGTGGTGATTACCTCCATGGACGATAACTATTGGTCATCCAAATACAAGGGCGCAAGACGATTTAAGTAA
- a CDS encoding lanthionine synthetase LanC family protein, whose amino-acid sequence MKLNFVQNLDFSVSKNGNYLEAVLQIVKYLKTNEVVTPHGKYWKASPEPGNEYKGDLMITPKGLYAGSAGIGQFFLQLYDVTQDEVYLQEAKDAAEYILNTYEGKQFFDNVLNGNDGGVWPVKGWGTSVYASPAGQAIFVEQLYEHTGDPRYREFLIRTADDSIAAGVDDGKTLHWSTEADLMADGSYAFFFLYVYRKTKDKKYLEAAKKVVAFTDTRIVHAKEGGIYYKNVDLTLVGWKSKESVFPNFSHGAAGSAFLNVLLYEETKEKAYLDKANEVVKFLSAIVEGDENGALIPYLYNPEKGRFHDFYYLSTCHGPVGTTLLFRKLFDVTQNKENLEWVDLLTKGILKTGAPLKHTPGYWNSYCLCCGAPGVLAHFVKTAEVLNDESYIEQAKLTADKLLGDSWNDDKGRRWFAAWTRKLPGFVETYTGLYDGAAGVGTALLYLYAHEKGIKIKTETVEYLFLNPVKAA is encoded by the coding sequence ATGAAATTAAACTTTGTTCAGAATCTAGATTTTAGTGTCTCCAAAAATGGAAATTATCTCGAAGCGGTTTTGCAGATTGTCAAGTATCTCAAGACAAACGAGGTCGTCACGCCGCATGGCAAGTACTGGAAAGCAAGCCCGGAACCGGGAAATGAGTACAAGGGCGACCTGATGATTACGCCTAAGGGCCTTTATGCCGGCTCGGCTGGCATTGGCCAATTCTTCTTGCAACTTTACGATGTCACTCAGGACGAAGTGTATTTGCAAGAGGCAAAGGATGCCGCAGAATACATCCTCAACACGTACGAAGGCAAACAGTTCTTTGATAATGTGTTGAACGGAAACGACGGCGGTGTCTGGCCGGTCAAGGGCTGGGGAACGAGTGTCTATGCGTCACCGGCGGGGCAGGCAATTTTCGTGGAACAGCTTTACGAACATACGGGCGATCCGCGTTACCGCGAATTCCTGATCCGCACAGCTGACGATTCCATCGCTGCGGGTGTTGATGATGGCAAAACGCTCCACTGGAGTACCGAAGCCGACCTGATGGCCGATGGATCTTACGCGTTTTTCTTCCTTTACGTCTATCGTAAGACTAAAGACAAGAAGTATCTAGAAGCGGCCAAAAAAGTTGTCGCTTTTACAGACACGAGAATTGTCCATGCCAAGGAGGGCGGCATTTACTACAAGAACGTGGACTTGACGCTTGTTGGCTGGAAATCCAAGGAATCTGTGTTCCCTAACTTTAGCCATGGTGCTGCTGGATCCGCTTTCTTGAATGTTCTCTTGTACGAAGAGACTAAGGAAAAGGCTTATCTCGACAAGGCGAATGAAGTTGTCAAGTTTCTCTCGGCAATCGTTGAGGGCGATGAAAATGGAGCTTTGATTCCGTATCTCTACAATCCGGAAAAGGGGCGTTTCCATGACTTCTATTACCTTTCGACTTGCCATGGTCCCGTGGGTACAACACTTTTGTTCCGCAAACTTTTTGATGTGACTCAGAACAAAGAAAACTTGGAATGGGTGGACTTGCTCACTAAGGGAATCCTCAAGACCGGCGCTCCACTCAAGCATACTCCGGGTTATTGGAATAGTTATTGCCTTTGCTGCGGAGCCCCTGGCGTTCTCGCTCATTTCGTGAAGACGGCAGAAGTACTGAATGATGAATCCTACATCGAACAGGCGAAGCTCACTGCAGACAAGCTTCTCGGTGATTCTTGGAACGATGACAAGGGACGTCGCTGGTTTGCGGCTTGGACTCGCAAATTGCCGGGTTTCGTAGAAACCTACACGGGGCTTTACGATGGCGCGGCTGGTGTCGGTACAGCACTGCTTTATCTCTACGCTCACGAAAAGGGCATAAAGATAAAAACGGAAACGGTAGAATATCTCTTCTTGAATCCGGTAAAAGCTGCTTAG
- a CDS encoding sensor domain-containing diguanylate cyclase — protein MGLKFSNLTNSIIIKSLLLLIVSMLVIVMIGTYVFTQRQMKTTLKLSYDTNETQLQQLANTVNNEMEQFASRLTLLAKTSEIQSMDKLIAAGYLKSFNISSLFISGESISLFDRSYNLVCNNSMLGTTKITYPIEFNRISPHRPTISPWFRDADGTPKRAFGVVVSDRAMGDGRLVSNFSIRRLWKYFSEYKVGQNGILIACNGQGEILYHPDMRTWLDGVHKITELGLGDMNIKQDSDNSIRFVKLDNGKSYLINRTFNPTYDLGLIALQPKTEIDAMVSSVHHVSQIILFSSIIAILLVSLWQILIVCKPLNNLIDHISQITEGNLNIEEFKAKSSQDEIGRLAKVFNQMHETIKRQIQELNAHRELLEKEVKERTYELEQANKKLDLISRTDELTQLPNRRDMHRTIEKEVDRANRFRKAFSIIFIDIDHFKDVNDTYGHAAGDAVLKSVASTIRSLLRKYDVLARYGGEEFLTLLPETELKDAAHVAERFRKQIENQTIFFGGKEIKVTITLGVAQFDSGQGAEKCIQLADKALYEGKEHGRNKVILWTDDKPVENAQT, from the coding sequence ATGGGTTTAAAATTTTCCAATCTCACAAACAGCATCATCATCAAGAGTTTACTGCTCTTGATTGTCTCAATGCTTGTCATCGTGATGATTGGAACTTACGTTTTCACCCAGAGGCAAATGAAGACCACGCTTAAACTGAGTTACGATACCAACGAAACCCAGTTACAGCAACTCGCAAACACGGTCAACAACGAAATGGAGCAGTTTGCAAGTCGTCTGACTTTGTTGGCAAAGACTTCCGAAATTCAAAGCATGGACAAGCTCATTGCGGCCGGTTACCTCAAAAGCTTCAACATATCGTCGCTATTCATTTCGGGCGAATCCATATCGCTCTTTGACCGTAGCTACAATCTTGTCTGCAACAACTCCATGCTAGGCACAACCAAGATAACCTACCCTATCGAGTTCAATAGAATTTCTCCTCACAGGCCGACCATTTCTCCATGGTTCCGCGATGCCGACGGCACTCCCAAGCGAGCCTTTGGCGTTGTCGTTTCGGACAGAGCCATGGGTGATGGAAGACTGGTATCAAACTTTTCGATTCGCCGACTCTGGAAATACTTTTCGGAATACAAAGTCGGGCAAAACGGCATTCTCATCGCATGCAATGGCCAAGGCGAAATCCTTTACCACCCGGATATGAGAACTTGGCTTGACGGAGTCCACAAGATTACGGAACTCGGACTTGGCGACATGAACATCAAGCAGGATAGCGATAATTCCATTCGTTTCGTAAAGCTGGACAATGGAAAATCCTACCTCATCAACAGGACTTTCAACCCGACTTACGACCTTGGTCTTATCGCCTTACAGCCTAAGACAGAAATTGATGCAATGGTTTCGTCGGTTCACCATGTCAGCCAAATCATTTTGTTCAGTTCGATTATCGCCATCTTGCTCGTGTCTCTTTGGCAAATCCTGATTGTCTGTAAGCCGCTGAACAACTTGATTGACCACATTTCACAGATTACCGAAGGAAACCTCAACATCGAGGAATTCAAGGCAAAGAGCAGCCAGGACGAAATCGGCAGACTCGCCAAGGTCTTTAACCAGATGCACGAGACCATCAAGCGGCAGATTCAGGAATTGAACGCGCACAGGGAACTTCTCGAAAAAGAAGTCAAGGAACGCACCTACGAGCTCGAACAAGCTAACAAGAAACTCGACTTGATTTCGAGAACCGATGAACTCACGCAGTTGCCGAACCGCCGCGACATGCACAGGACTATTGAAAAGGAAGTCGACCGTGCAAACCGATTCAGAAAGGCATTCAGCATCATCTTTATCGACATCGACCATTTCAAGGACGTGAACGACACGTACGGACATGCCGCAGGCGATGCCGTGCTCAAGTCAGTCGCAAGCACCATCCGCAGTCTGCTCCGCAAGTACGATGTGCTCGCCCGCTACGGCGGTGAAGAATTCCTGACGCTCCTCCCCGAAACGGAACTGAAAGACGCAGCCCACGTTGCCGAACGATTCCGCAAGCAGATTGAAAACCAGACGATATTCTTTGGTGGCAAGGAAATCAAGGTGACAATTACTTTGGGTGTAGCCCAGTTCGATAGCGGTCAGGGCGCCGAAAAGTGCATCCAGCTCGCAGACAAGGCTCTTTACGAAGGCAAGGAACACGGCAGAAACAAGGTCATCCTCTGGACGGACGACAAGCCCGTGGAAAATGCGCAAACGTAA
- the bioB gene encoding biotin synthase BioB, with translation MSFVQELKNKVLNEGYEITREEAIKLLSEDPDELTKAADEIREKFHGNDFDFCSIVNARSGRCSENCKYCAQSSYYHTGAPEYKLLSADEIVADAKKKEAAGIPRYSIVTSGRTLSNRDVEQISEALRRLKKETKLSICLSAGLLNREQFDKLKEAGLTRFHNNLETYRRHFPDVCTTHTYDDKIGALQNALAAGLEICSGGIMGLGETMEDRIDMCLDLRKLGVKSTPVNVLNAIPGTPYEKLPKLTNDEFCRIVAIYRFINPKAFIRLAGGRGVLGDDGKRAFKSGANAAITDDMLTTAGVNSCKDFELVKGLGFKPHGFIG, from the coding sequence ATGTCTTTCGTTCAAGAACTGAAAAATAAAGTTTTAAATGAAGGTTATGAGATTACACGCGAAGAGGCTATCAAACTTTTAAGTGAAGACCCCGACGAACTCACGAAAGCCGCTGACGAAATCCGCGAAAAATTCCACGGCAACGACTTTGATTTTTGTTCCATCGTGAACGCCCGCAGCGGTCGCTGCTCCGAAAACTGCAAGTACTGCGCCCAGAGCAGTTATTACCACACCGGCGCTCCCGAATACAAGTTGCTCAGCGCCGACGAGATTGTCGCCGACGCCAAGAAGAAAGAAGCGGCAGGTATCCCGCGTTACTCCATCGTGACTTCGGGCCGTACGCTCTCGAACCGCGACGTGGAGCAGATTAGCGAAGCGCTCCGCCGCCTGAAAAAAGAGACGAAGCTTTCGATTTGCCTTTCGGCAGGACTCTTGAACAGGGAACAGTTCGACAAGCTCAAGGAAGCAGGCCTCACCCGCTTCCACAACAACCTGGAAACATACCGTCGTCACTTCCCGGACGTTTGCACGACGCACACCTACGACGATAAGATTGGAGCACTCCAGAACGCTCTTGCAGCAGGCCTCGAAATTTGCAGTGGCGGCATCATGGGCCTTGGCGAAACGATGGAAGACCGAATCGACATGTGCCTGGATTTGCGTAAACTCGGCGTCAAGTCCACTCCGGTAAATGTGCTGAACGCGATTCCCGGAACGCCGTACGAAAAGCTCCCGAAGCTCACGAACGACGAGTTCTGCCGCATTGTGGCGATTTACCGATTCATCAACCCGAAGGCGTTCATCCGTCTTGCGGGCGGTCGCGGCGTTTTGGGCGACGACGGCAAGCGAGCTTTCAAGAGCGGCGCAAATGCCGCCATCACGGACGACATGCTCACCACCGCTGGCGTAAACAGCTGCAAAGATTTTGAGCTTGTGAAAGGTCTCGGATTCAAGCCGCACGGATTTATCGGCTAA
- the rph gene encoding ribonuclease PH: MAYERTDRKPEEFRNLKMTTGFISSADGSVLIEMGRTRVICNATLLPKVPDWLAGRGTGWITAEYSLLPQSTGKRVERERKGASGRTQEIQRLVGRSLRGAADLAALGENAIVVDCDVIEADGGTRTASIIGGFVALAIAVKKIKERLGITQQILKHGITAISVGVVSGKPLCDLCYVEDSAADVDMNVVMQDAKNFIEVQGTGEHASFDRNMLNTLLDLGENACKEIYKKQMELIGGELP; this comes from the coding sequence ATGGCATACGAACGTACTGATAGAAAACCTGAAGAATTTCGCAATCTCAAGATGACCACGGGCTTTATCTCTAGCGCCGATGGTTCTGTGCTCATTGAAATGGGACGCACACGCGTCATCTGCAACGCAACGCTCCTCCCGAAAGTTCCGGACTGGCTTGCCGGTCGCGGCACGGGCTGGATCACGGCCGAATACAGCTTGCTCCCGCAGAGCACGGGCAAGCGCGTAGAACGCGAGCGCAAGGGCGCGAGCGGTCGCACGCAGGAAATCCAGCGCTTGGTGGGCCGTTCGCTGCGCGGTGCAGCCGATCTCGCCGCACTCGGCGAGAACGCCATCGTCGTGGACTGCGATGTGATTGAAGCCGATGGCGGCACGCGAACGGCCAGCATTATCGGTGGCTTTGTCGCACTCGCGATTGCCGTGAAGAAAATCAAGGAACGCCTCGGCATCACGCAACAAATCTTGAAGCACGGCATTACCGCAATCTCTGTGGGCGTCGTGAGCGGCAAGCCGCTTTGCGACCTCTGCTATGTCGAAGATTCTGCCGCCGACGTCGACATGAATGTCGTGATGCAGGATGCAAAGAACTTCATCGAAGTGCAGGGCACGGGCGAACACGCCAGCTTTGACCGTAACATGCTCAACACGCTCCTCGACCTCGGCGAAAACGCCTGCAAGGAAATCTACAAGAAGCAGATGGAATTGATTGGCGGCGAACTGCCGTAA
- the dusA gene encoding tRNA dihydrouridine(20/20a) synthase DusA, with the protein MNIDFNRRLSIAPMLDCTDRHERYFLRLLSKHILLYSEMVVSTGLLHCENKDLFLGHEPFEHPAVLQLGGSNPADLAAASKLVEAAGFSEVNLNCGCPSDRVQNGNFGACLMKEKNVVADCFKAMQDAVSIPVSIKCRIGVDDLDSWEFFTDFIQTVRDAGCKIFIVHARKAWLKGLSPKENREVPPLHYEFVHRLKAEMPELNLSINGGIKTLDQIEEQLKDLDGVMVGREAYENPWFLHDADARIFGDVRPESNDPAEIIAGNARPATRKALLEAYLPYVEKQTAEGCPATILVKHLYGLFAGLPGARKFRATLSNESPRAHLYGGAAALIRKAMELVSEES; encoded by the coding sequence ATGAACATCGACTTCAACCGTAGACTTTCCATCGCTCCGATGCTTGACTGCACGGACCGCCACGAACGTTATTTTTTGCGTTTGCTTTCTAAGCACATTTTGCTTTACAGCGAGATGGTCGTCTCTACGGGACTTTTGCATTGCGAGAACAAGGACTTGTTCCTCGGGCACGAACCGTTTGAACACCCGGCTGTATTGCAGCTCGGCGGTAGCAATCCGGCGGACCTTGCCGCCGCCTCAAAGCTTGTGGAAGCGGCAGGCTTTAGCGAAGTCAACTTGAATTGCGGTTGCCCATCGGACCGTGTGCAGAACGGGAACTTTGGCGCGTGCCTCATGAAAGAGAAAAACGTCGTCGCTGATTGTTTCAAGGCGATGCAGGACGCCGTTTCGATTCCGGTTTCTATCAAGTGTCGCATTGGGGTCGATGACCTAGACAGCTGGGAATTTTTCACAGACTTTATCCAGACCGTGCGTGATGCAGGCTGCAAAATTTTCATTGTGCATGCACGTAAGGCGTGGCTCAAGGGACTCTCGCCTAAGGAGAACCGCGAAGTACCACCGCTCCATTACGAGTTCGTCCACCGCCTTAAGGCAGAAATGCCGGAGCTGAACTTGAGCATCAACGGCGGCATCAAGACGCTCGACCAGATTGAAGAACAGCTGAAGGATTTGGATGGTGTGATGGTCGGTCGTGAAGCGTACGAGAATCCGTGGTTTTTGCACGATGCCGATGCAAGAATTTTCGGGGATGTCCGCCCCGAAAGTAACGACCCGGCAGAAATCATTGCCGGAAACGCCCGCCCCGCCACGCGAAAGGCGCTTTTGGAAGCGTACCTCCCCTACGTCGAGAAGCAGACTGCCGAAGGCTGCCCCGCAACGATTCTTGTAAAGCACCTCTACGGGCTTTTTGCAGGACTCCCGGGCGCCCGCAAATTCCGCGCCACGCTCAGCAACGAGAGCCCCCGCGCCCACCTTTACGGAGGTGCCGCCGCCCTCATCCGAAAAGCGATGGAACTCGTTTCAGAAGAGTCGTAA
- a CDS encoding prephenate dehydratase: MKKIAFQGRRGAYSESAAYHLFGNDIEVVPMDTFEQIFQGIETGVVDGGAIPIENSTAGSIYDNYDLLYKWRHPIVAEVKLQIEHTLCALPGTKLEDLTEVLSHPQGLAQCSRFFGQHPNIKSTAFYDTAGSAEEIAKRGDKHIGAIASAYAAKFYGLDILKQGLENLPGVNFTRFYAIQKTAIELPDFKANETGKPPIKTTLLLMLSDSSKSGALYEALGCFAKRKLNLTRIESRPHPDRPWEYIFHLSFEGNPKDPNVVEALKELQQYTDFIYRLGSFREGTTEKLSY; this comes from the coding sequence ATGAAAAAGATAGCATTCCAGGGCCGTCGCGGGGCCTATAGCGAAAGTGCCGCCTACCACCTGTTCGGAAACGATATCGAAGTCGTGCCGATGGACACGTTCGAACAAATTTTCCAGGGCATTGAAACAGGTGTCGTTGACGGAGGCGCCATCCCTATAGAAAACTCGACCGCGGGTTCCATTTACGACAACTACGACTTGCTTTACAAGTGGCGCCATCCGATTGTCGCCGAAGTCAAGTTGCAGATTGAACATACGCTCTGCGCATTGCCGGGCACAAAGCTCGAAGACCTTACCGAAGTCCTGAGCCACCCGCAGGGACTCGCCCAGTGCAGCCGCTTTTTCGGACAGCACCCGAACATCAAGAGTACCGCTTTTTACGATACCGCAGGCAGCGCCGAAGAAATCGCGAAGCGCGGCGACAAACACATCGGTGCAATCGCAAGCGCATATGCCGCCAAGTTCTACGGTCTTGACATTCTAAAGCAAGGGCTCGAAAATTTGCCGGGCGTGAACTTCACGCGCTTTTACGCGATTCAGAAAACCGCAATTGAATTGCCGGACTTCAAGGCCAACGAAACAGGCAAGCCGCCCATCAAGACGACGCTTCTGTTGATGTTGAGCGATTCCAGCAAGTCTGGCGCTTTGTACGAAGCGCTAGGTTGCTTTGCCAAGCGCAAGTTGAACCTCACGCGTATCGAGAGCCGTCCGCATCCGGACCGCCCGTGGGAATACATTTTCCACCTTTCGTTCGAAGGCAATCCGAAGGATCCGAATGTCGTTGAAGCGCTCAAGGAATTGCAGCAGTACACCGACTTCATTTATCGCCTCGGAAGCTTCCGCGAAGGAACAACGGAAAAGTTGAGTTATTAA
- the argF gene encoding ornithine carbamoyltransferase, with translation MIDRNKHFLRLMDWSEEKVLETIEIASRLKAEVHAGKVSDRLHGQNIAMFFEKPSLRTITTFQVGMNQLGGHAVLLSPDSIGLGKRESVKDVARCLSRWVNAIVVRCFKQQLVEELAEYGSIPVVNALTDDYHPCQAIAFAQMINENLGGFKNADGKPKTVAFIGDGNNVANSFLALAAKVGMNFTLACPKGFEQPAKVVEEAEAGLKKHGCQYRVFHDPKEAVKDADILYSDVWVSMGQEGEKATKQSHFLPFQINDELLKHAPAHCKVSHCLPAHRGEEITDSVMDNLDVNMSFEEAENRLHAHKAVLWQVMEPFSR, from the coding sequence ATGATAGATCGCAACAAACACTTCCTCCGCCTCATGGACTGGAGTGAAGAAAAAGTTCTCGAAACCATCGAGATTGCCTCGCGTCTCAAGGCTGAAGTTCACGCTGGTAAGGTCTCTGACCGACTCCACGGCCAGAACATCGCCATGTTCTTCGAAAAACCGTCGCTGCGAACTATTACGACTTTCCAGGTGGGCATGAACCAGCTCGGCGGCCACGCCGTGCTCCTCTCCCCGGATTCTATTGGTCTCGGCAAGCGCGAAAGCGTCAAGGATGTCGCCCGCTGCCTCAGCCGCTGGGTCAACGCCATTGTGGTCCGTTGCTTCAAGCAGCAGCTCGTTGAAGAACTCGCTGAATACGGTTCCATTCCGGTTGTGAACGCTTTGACAGATGACTATCATCCATGCCAGGCAATCGCTTTTGCCCAGATGATCAACGAAAACCTCGGCGGATTCAAGAACGCCGATGGCAAGCCGAAGACAGTCGCCTTCATCGGTGACGGCAACAACGTTGCGAACTCCTTCCTCGCCCTCGCCGCAAAGGTCGGCATGAACTTCACGCTCGCCTGCCCGAAGGGCTTTGAACAGCCCGCCAAAGTTGTCGAAGAAGCGGAGGCCGGCTTGAAGAAGCACGGTTGCCAGTACCGCGTTTTCCACGATCCGAAGGAAGCTGTCAAAGACGCCGACATCCTCTATAGCGACGTTTGGGTTTCTATGGGTCAGGAAGGCGAAAAGGCTACAAAGCAGAGCCACTTCTTGCCGTTCCAGATCAACGACGAACTCTTGAAGCACGCTCCGGCACATTGCAAGGTCAGCCACTGCTTGCCGGCTCACCGCGGCGAAGAAATCACAGACTCTGTGATGGACAATCTCGACGTGAACATGAGCTTTGAAGAAGCAGAGAATAGACTTCACGCACACAAGGCTGTGCTCTGGCAGGTCATGGAACCTTTTTCCCGATAA